In Brockia lithotrophica, one DNA window encodes the following:
- a CDS encoding DNA gyrase subunit A, with translation MALDSRIEPVDIAHEMRQSFLDYAMSVIVSRALPDVRDGLKPVQRRILYDMLEEGLTPDKPYRKSATIVGTVLARYHPHGDAAVYETLVRMAQPFSYRYPLVDGQGNFGSVDGDSAAAMRYTEARLSPLALELLRDIHKDTVDFRDNFDASRKEPVVLPARFPNLLVNGSQGIAVGMATNIPPHNLGEAIDAVLLLMERPDASLAEILQRLPGPDFPTGGVILGREGIRKAYETGRGTIRIRAHAEIESLSGGRSRIVFTEIPYQVNKAKVVERIAELVRDKVLDGVTDVRDESSKGKIRVVVEVRKGADPRVILNQIYRHTAFQTSFGIIFLALVEGRPEILGIRDLLLHYLAHQRDVVRRRTVHDLERAEARLHIVQGLMRAVDLVDVLVHRYGPIRSARDRKEARANLCAPTFVLEGEAYEMGFTEAQADAILDMRLEQLTGLSIEKLAGEETSLRRTIADLRAILESPARLDEVVREELLDVRKKFADERRTRILDEDGSFEATDLIADEPFVVTLSEGGYMRRTDPSTYRAQRRGGKGVLGVRGREDVIVHVVHANAHDTLLFFTNRGRVYPLLVHEIPEQGRTTRGSHLANFLPLAPEERVTALLPYRVTDAGDLVFATRLGYVKRVSTEEFRSLRRSGLVALSLEKGDELVGVRKLGAREEDIFLVTQEGMAIRFPVQDVRAMGRQARGVRGIRLKAGDVVVALESVRDGDELFFATELGFGKRTPAAEFRPQSRGGQGVRAVARQAGALVAAAGVRENDDLLLVTRRGQVIRMSVRQVPVLGRAARGVRLVRLEPADTLQTLACIPAEE, from the coding sequence GTGGCTTTAGATTCCCGCATCGAGCCGGTGGACATCGCCCACGAGATGCGACAGTCGTTCCTCGACTACGCGATGAGCGTCATCGTGAGCCGCGCCCTCCCCGACGTCCGGGACGGGCTTAAGCCGGTGCAAAGGCGAATCCTGTACGACATGCTCGAGGAAGGTCTCACCCCCGACAAGCCGTACCGGAAATCGGCGACGATCGTGGGCACCGTGCTGGCGCGGTACCATCCGCACGGAGATGCGGCCGTGTACGAGACGCTCGTTCGCATGGCGCAACCCTTTTCCTACCGCTACCCTCTCGTAGACGGACAGGGGAACTTCGGTTCCGTGGACGGGGATTCGGCGGCGGCAATGCGCTACACGGAGGCGCGCCTGTCGCCCCTCGCCCTTGAGCTCTTGCGCGACATTCACAAGGATACGGTGGACTTCCGAGACAACTTCGACGCCTCGCGCAAGGAGCCCGTCGTCCTCCCCGCCCGTTTCCCCAATTTGCTCGTGAACGGTTCGCAAGGAATCGCCGTCGGGATGGCCACGAACATCCCGCCGCACAACCTCGGGGAGGCCATAGACGCCGTCCTCCTCCTCATGGAACGGCCCGACGCCTCCCTCGCGGAGATCCTGCAGCGGCTTCCGGGGCCGGATTTTCCCACGGGTGGCGTGATTCTCGGGCGCGAGGGAATCCGGAAGGCATACGAGACGGGACGCGGGACGATCCGCATACGCGCTCATGCGGAGATCGAGAGCCTCTCCGGCGGGCGCTCGCGCATTGTCTTTACGGAAATTCCCTACCAGGTAAACAAGGCGAAGGTGGTAGAGCGGATCGCCGAACTCGTCCGCGACAAGGTGCTCGACGGCGTGACGGACGTCCGCGACGAGTCGAGCAAGGGGAAAATCCGCGTCGTCGTGGAGGTCCGCAAGGGAGCCGACCCGCGGGTGATCCTCAACCAGATCTATCGTCACACGGCCTTTCAGACTTCCTTCGGGATCATCTTCCTCGCCCTCGTGGAGGGGCGACCGGAAATCTTGGGAATTCGCGATCTCCTCCTCCACTACCTCGCTCACCAGCGCGACGTCGTCCGTCGGCGGACGGTGCACGACCTCGAAAGGGCGGAGGCGCGCCTCCACATCGTGCAAGGTCTCATGCGCGCCGTCGACCTCGTGGACGTCCTCGTGCACCGATACGGTCCGATTCGCAGCGCACGCGACCGCAAGGAGGCCCGGGCGAACCTCTGCGCGCCGACGTTCGTCCTGGAGGGTGAGGCGTACGAGATGGGTTTCACGGAAGCTCAGGCGGACGCCATCTTGGACATGCGCCTCGAACAGCTCACCGGGCTTTCCATCGAAAAGTTGGCAGGCGAAGAAACCTCTCTGCGTCGTACGATTGCCGACCTGCGGGCGATTCTCGAGTCGCCGGCGCGTCTCGACGAAGTGGTGCGCGAAGAGCTGCTCGACGTGCGGAAGAAGTTTGCCGACGAGCGGCGCACGCGGATTCTCGACGAAGACGGCTCCTTCGAAGCCACGGACCTCATTGCCGACGAGCCCTTCGTCGTCACGCTCAGCGAGGGAGGGTATATGCGGCGTACGGATCCGAGTACCTACCGCGCTCAGCGGCGCGGCGGGAAAGGGGTTCTCGGCGTCCGCGGCCGGGAGGACGTGATCGTCCACGTCGTCCACGCGAACGCGCACGACACACTTCTCTTCTTCACGAACCGCGGCCGTGTTTATCCCCTCCTCGTGCACGAAATCCCCGAGCAAGGGCGGACGACGCGCGGTTCCCATCTCGCCAACTTCCTCCCCCTTGCGCCGGAGGAGCGCGTCACGGCCCTACTCCCCTACCGCGTTACCGACGCCGGGGACCTCGTCTTCGCCACGCGTTTGGGATACGTGAAGCGCGTGTCGACGGAGGAATTCCGTTCCCTTCGGAGAAGCGGCCTCGTCGCCCTATCCCTCGAAAAAGGAGACGAGCTCGTGGGCGTACGAAAGCTCGGAGCACGGGAAGAGGACATCTTCCTCGTCACGCAGGAAGGCATGGCCATCCGCTTTCCCGTGCAGGACGTCCGGGCGATGGGAAGGCAGGCGCGCGGCGTTCGCGGCATTCGCCTAAAGGCGGGTGACGTCGTAGTTGCCTTGGAGAGCGTTCGCGACGGAGACGAGCTCTTCTTCGCTACGGAACTCGGTTTCGGCAAGCGTACGCCTGCGGCGGAGTTTCGACCTCAGAGTCGCGGGGGACAGGGGGTTCGCGCCGTTGCGAGGCAGGCGGGGGCGCTCGTCGCCGCCGCCGGTGTGCGTGAGAACGACGACCTTCTCCTCGTAACCCGGCGGGGGCAGGTTATCCGCATGTCCGTGCGCCAAGTACCCGTCCTCGGCCGGGCGGCACGGGGTGTCCGCCTCGTGCGCCTAGAACCGGCAGATACGCTTCAGACTTTGGCCTGTATTCCCGCAGAGGAGTGA
- a CDS encoding Pyridoxine biosynthesis glutamine amidotransferase, synthase subunit yields MSWSLERVLSPEKIAVAERFRGGVIMDVTSVEQAKIAESAGASAVMALERVPADIRAAGGVARMADPALVEQIMRAVRIPVMAKVRIGHFLEARVYEALGVDFIDESEVLTPADEEYHIDKTTFRTPFVCGARDLGEALRRIAEGAAMIRTKGEAGTGNIVEAVRHLRRINHQIQEVRALPKEGLVAEARKLGVPLELLAYVHEHGKLPVPNLAAGGVATPADAALMIHLGADGVFVGSGIFKSENPEKTARAIVEAVKHPEDYERILYVSKGLGAAMPGIDVRGLSPEQLMAERGL; encoded by the coding sequence ATGAGTTGGTCCCTGGAACGCGTGCTCTCGCCGGAAAAAATCGCGGTGGCAGAGCGTTTCCGCGGCGGAGTGATCATGGACGTCACGTCGGTAGAGCAGGCAAAAATCGCCGAGTCTGCCGGCGCAAGCGCCGTAATGGCCCTGGAGCGCGTTCCCGCGGACATTCGCGCGGCGGGCGGTGTGGCGCGCATGGCGGATCCCGCCCTCGTCGAGCAGATCATGCGCGCCGTTCGAATTCCGGTCATGGCAAAGGTGCGGATCGGCCACTTCCTAGAGGCGCGCGTCTACGAAGCCCTCGGAGTCGACTTCATCGACGAGAGCGAAGTGTTGACCCCGGCAGACGAGGAATACCACATCGACAAGACGACCTTCCGTACGCCCTTCGTCTGCGGTGCCCGCGACCTAGGGGAAGCCCTTCGGAGGATTGCCGAAGGGGCGGCCATGATCCGCACGAAAGGGGAAGCGGGTACGGGGAACATCGTGGAAGCCGTGCGCCACCTGCGGCGGATCAACCACCAAATCCAGGAAGTGCGCGCGCTTCCCAAGGAAGGACTCGTAGCGGAGGCCCGGAAGTTGGGGGTGCCGCTCGAACTTCTCGCCTACGTCCACGAGCACGGAAAGCTCCCCGTCCCGAACCTCGCGGCGGGCGGCGTAGCCACGCCCGCAGATGCGGCACTCATGATTCATCTCGGGGCGGACGGCGTGTTCGTCGGCTCGGGAATCTTTAAGTCCGAAAACCCGGAAAAGACCGCGCGGGCAATCGTGGAAGCCGTAAAGCATCCGGAAGACTACGAGCGGATCTTGTACGTGTCCAAAGGTTTGGGAGCGGCGATGCCCGGAATTGACGTACGGGGGCTCTCTCCCGAACAGCTTATGGCCGAACGGGGGCTGTAA
- a CDS encoding Seryl-tRNA synthetase yields MLDIRFIRAHAERIKEAARLKGIEVDIDRLLAVDERRRELLQEVEALKQRRNENSRRIPTLPPEERERLREETRQIGETIREKEAELAAVLEEFHALMLLVPNPPSPDTPVGDESANREVKRVGEPPSFAFPPKNHVELMLLHDMLDVERGVKVAGSRSYFLKNDGVLLHFGVLRLALDLLRERGFTLMYVPVLVNAFAMEGTGYFPLGREQAYHIPEDEKYLVGTAEVSLVAYHAEEILREEDLPLRYAGISEAFRREVGSAGRDTFGLYRVHQFSKVEQVILAPADEDLSYRLHMELLENAEELLRRLELPYRVVQIATGDMGQGQVRKHDIETWMPSRGAYGETHSCSTFHDFQARRLKIRYRKSDGSLAYVYTLNNTAIASPRILIALLENHQMEDGRIRIPEALRPYVGGKAYIG; encoded by the coding sequence TTGCTCGACATCCGCTTCATCCGTGCGCACGCCGAGCGCATCAAGGAAGCGGCGCGCCTGAAGGGGATCGAGGTGGACATCGACCGTCTTCTCGCGGTCGACGAAAGGCGAAGGGAACTCCTCCAGGAGGTCGAGGCGCTCAAGCAGCGGCGCAACGAAAACTCGCGGCGTATCCCCACGCTCCCTCCGGAAGAACGAGAACGGTTGCGCGAGGAGACTCGACAAATAGGCGAGACGATCCGGGAAAAGGAAGCGGAGCTCGCCGCTGTCCTCGAGGAGTTTCACGCGCTCATGCTCCTCGTCCCCAACCCTCCTTCCCCCGACACCCCGGTAGGCGACGAATCCGCAAACCGAGAGGTGAAGCGGGTCGGCGAACCCCCGAGCTTCGCCTTTCCCCCGAAAAACCACGTGGAGCTCATGCTCCTGCACGACATGCTCGACGTGGAACGGGGGGTCAAGGTGGCGGGGAGCCGTTCGTACTTTCTGAAGAACGACGGCGTGCTCCTCCACTTCGGCGTGCTCCGACTCGCCCTGGACCTTCTGCGGGAACGAGGGTTCACCCTCATGTACGTTCCCGTCCTCGTAAACGCCTTCGCCATGGAGGGAACCGGATACTTCCCCCTCGGGCGCGAGCAGGCGTACCACATTCCGGAAGACGAAAAGTACCTCGTGGGGACGGCCGAAGTGTCTCTCGTGGCGTACCACGCGGAGGAAATCCTCCGCGAAGAGGACCTTCCCCTTCGGTACGCGGGGATCTCCGAAGCCTTTCGCCGCGAGGTCGGTTCGGCTGGGCGAGACACCTTTGGGCTCTACCGCGTCCACCAGTTTTCCAAGGTCGAACAGGTCATCCTCGCACCGGCTGACGAGGACCTCTCCTACCGGCTGCACATGGAGCTTTTGGAAAACGCCGAGGAACTCCTCCGCCGCCTCGAACTTCCCTACCGCGTCGTCCAAATCGCCACGGGAGACATGGGCCAAGGGCAGGTCCGCAAACACGACATCGAGACGTGGATGCCCTCACGCGGTGCTTACGGAGAGACGCACTCCTGCTCTACCTTCCACGACTTTCAGGCGCGGCGTCTCAAGATTCGCTACCGAAAGTCCGACGGTTCCCTCGCGTACGTGTACACGCTGAACAACACGGCCATCGCCTCGCCGCGAATCCTCATCGCCCTTCTGGAAAACCACCAGATGGAGGACGGAAGGATCCGGATTCCCGAAGCCCTACGCCCCTACGTGGGCGGAAAGGCGTACATCGGCTAG
- a CDS encoding Ribulose bisphosphate carboxylase large chain, with product MSETTRLSAGVKPYAELGYWDPTYEPKDTDVLAVFRLVPQEGVDPIEAAAAVAGESSTATWTVIWTDLLTAYERYQARAYKVEPVPGTDQYLAYIAYNLDLFEEGSIANLVSSIAGNVFGFKAVKALRLEDMRIPLPYVMTFQGPPHGIVMERELLNKFGRPLLGGTIKPKLGLSPRSYGRVIYEALRGGLDFTKDDENTNSQPFNRWRDRFLYAMEAVHKAMAETGEVKGHYVNVTAATMEDIYERAEFAKELGSVIVMIDLTIGFSAIQSMAKWARKNGVLLHLHRAMHSTFTRQKTHGISFRVLAKWMRLAGVDHLHAGTVVGKLEGDAYLTKGYYTVLRESSYKADPTLGLYFDQDYGAMPGVMPVASGGLHVGHIPTLVHYFGDDAVLQFGGGTIGHPMGIAAGATANRVALEASVKARNEGRDLLREGQEILEQAARFSPELRAALEIWGDVRFDFASTDAPDFVEPHTQA from the coding sequence ATGAGCGAGACGACGCGCCTTTCCGCCGGTGTCAAACCTTACGCCGAGCTCGGATACTGGGACCCGACGTACGAGCCCAAGGACACCGACGTCCTCGCCGTCTTTCGCCTGGTTCCGCAGGAGGGAGTCGATCCGATCGAAGCGGCGGCGGCCGTAGCTGGCGAGTCTTCCACGGCTACGTGGACGGTGATCTGGACGGATCTCCTCACGGCGTACGAGCGCTACCAGGCGCGGGCGTACAAGGTTGAGCCCGTCCCGGGGACGGACCAATACCTCGCCTACATCGCCTACAACCTCGACCTCTTCGAGGAAGGCTCGATCGCCAACCTCGTGTCGAGCATCGCAGGAAACGTCTTCGGCTTTAAGGCGGTGAAGGCCCTTCGCCTGGAAGACATGCGCATCCCCCTTCCCTACGTGATGACCTTCCAAGGGCCGCCCCACGGGATCGTCATGGAGCGAGAGCTCCTCAACAAGTTCGGTCGACCTCTTTTGGGCGGCACGATTAAGCCCAAGCTGGGGCTCTCCCCCAGAAGCTACGGCCGCGTGATCTACGAGGCTCTCCGGGGCGGGCTGGACTTCACGAAGGACGACGAAAACACGAACTCGCAGCCGTTCAACCGCTGGCGCGACCGTTTCCTATACGCCATGGAAGCCGTGCACAAGGCCATGGCGGAGACCGGAGAGGTCAAGGGACACTATGTGAACGTGACCGCCGCCACCATGGAAGACATCTACGAGCGCGCGGAGTTCGCCAAGGAACTCGGCAGCGTGATCGTCATGATCGACCTGACGATCGGGTTCTCGGCAATCCAGTCTATGGCAAAGTGGGCGCGCAAGAACGGCGTCCTCCTCCACCTCCACCGGGCGATGCACAGCACGTTCACGCGGCAAAAGACCCACGGGATCTCCTTCCGCGTCCTCGCAAAATGGATGCGCCTCGCGGGCGTCGACCACTTGCACGCCGGCACGGTGGTGGGCAAGCTCGAAGGCGACGCCTACCTCACGAAGGGGTACTACACAGTCCTGCGCGAATCCTCCTACAAGGCCGACCCGACCCTGGGGCTCTACTTCGACCAAGACTACGGCGCCATGCCGGGCGTCATGCCCGTGGCCTCGGGTGGTTTGCACGTGGGACACATCCCCACGCTCGTCCACTACTTCGGCGACGACGCGGTCCTGCAGTTCGGCGGTGGGACCATCGGGCATCCCATGGGAATCGCGGCGGGCGCCACGGCCAACCGCGTCGCCCTCGAAGCAAGTGTCAAGGCGCGCAACGAGGGACGGGATCTCCTCCGGGAAGGTCAAGAAATCCTCGAACAGGCCGCTCGCTTCTCGCCCGAGCTTCGGGCTGCCCTCGAAATTTGGGGCGACGTCCGCTTCGACTTCGCCTCGACGGACGCTCCCGACTTCGTCGAGCCGCACACGCAGGCCTAA
- a CDS encoding Transketolase, N-terminal section, with amino-acid sequence MSGNRQVSAAGGYRDLEDKARKVRQDVIRLLLRQGKGYVGGALSAVDILTALYFRVLHVDPERPNDPERDRFVLSKGHAAVALYATLAERGFFSLEDLLARSPGSIPSFPEMRAVPGIDMSTGIPGQGLAVAVGMALGAKRRKSGVRVFALLGDGELQDGAVWEAALAAGHLRLNNLVAIVDRNRLQHGGDTEEVVALEPIIAKWESFRWSVIPVDGHSFEELIPALENVGYAQKPTLILARTVKGKGISFMENENRWHAEVLTREDALRALEELGVNVREIPLEL; translated from the coding sequence TTGTCGGGTAACAGGCAGGTCTCCGCAGCCGGCGGGTACCGCGATCTCGAGGACAAGGCCCGCAAGGTACGCCAGGACGTGATCCGCCTCCTCCTCCGCCAGGGAAAGGGCTACGTAGGCGGTGCCCTCTCCGCCGTGGACATCCTCACCGCCCTCTATTTCCGCGTCCTTCACGTCGATCCGGAGCGTCCCAACGATCCGGAACGCGACCGCTTTGTCCTCTCCAAGGGCCATGCGGCCGTGGCACTGTACGCGACGCTCGCCGAACGGGGCTTTTTCTCGCTGGAAGACCTTCTCGCCCGTTCTCCCGGGAGTATCCCTTCCTTTCCCGAAATGCGCGCGGTTCCCGGCATCGACATGAGCACGGGGATTCCGGGGCAAGGGCTCGCGGTCGCCGTGGGCATGGCGCTCGGAGCGAAAAGGCGGAAGAGCGGGGTGCGCGTCTTCGCCCTTCTCGGAGACGGGGAACTCCAGGACGGGGCGGTGTGGGAGGCGGCCCTTGCGGCGGGACACCTCCGCCTGAACAACCTCGTCGCCATCGTAGACCGCAACCGCCTTCAGCACGGCGGGGACACGGAAGAGGTCGTGGCCCTCGAACCGATCATCGCCAAGTGGGAGTCCTTTCGCTGGTCGGTGATCCCCGTCGACGGCCACTCCTTCGAGGAACTCATCCCTGCTTTAGAAAACGTCGGATACGCGCAGAAGCCCACCCTCATCCTCGCACGTACGGTGAAGGGGAAGGGGATCTCCTTTATGGAAAACGAAAACCGCTGGCACGCCGAAGTGCTCACGCGCGAAGACGCGCTGCGCGCCCTCGAGGAACTCGGCGTAAACGTCCGGGAAATCCCGCTCGAGCTGTAA
- a CDS encoding Inosine-5'-monophosphate dehydrogenase yields the protein MEFSADTWTEALTFDDVLLVPRYSEVIPVEAELATYVTRNHRLDIPVLSAAMDTVTGWEMAVALGKLGGLGVLHRNMDPKKQAEAVARVKREGLLAAAAVGTGETHVRRADLLVEAGVDILVVDTAHGHSKRVLEMVASLKRRHPHADVLAGNIATEEGARALIEAGADGVKVGIGPGSICTTRIVAGVGVPQLTAILWAARAAHAAGIPLVADGGMRHSGDAVKALAAGASALMFGSLFAGTDEAPGHLVTVGGKKMKAYRGMGSAGAMAEGSSDRYFQEGAGKFVPEGVEGYVPYKGPLADVVFELIGGIRSGMGYLGARRIPDLWERRQFVRITGSGLRESHPHDIYLRTELS from the coding sequence ATGGAATTTTCTGCCGACACGTGGACCGAAGCCCTCACGTTCGACGATGTCTTGCTCGTCCCCCGGTATTCCGAAGTAATTCCCGTGGAGGCGGAACTTGCAACCTACGTCACGCGCAACCACCGTCTGGACATCCCCGTATTGAGCGCCGCCATGGACACCGTCACGGGATGGGAGATGGCCGTAGCCCTCGGAAAACTCGGGGGTCTCGGCGTCCTTCACCGAAACATGGATCCCAAAAAGCAGGCGGAAGCGGTCGCGCGCGTGAAGCGCGAAGGCCTACTGGCGGCCGCCGCAGTGGGGACGGGAGAAACTCACGTTAGACGCGCCGACCTCCTCGTAGAAGCGGGCGTCGACATCCTCGTCGTCGACACGGCGCACGGGCATTCGAAGCGCGTTTTGGAAATGGTGGCATCGCTCAAACGGCGCCACCCGCATGCGGACGTCCTCGCGGGAAACATCGCCACGGAAGAAGGGGCGCGCGCGCTTATCGAAGCAGGTGCAGACGGCGTCAAGGTGGGTATAGGACCGGGATCGATCTGCACGACGCGCATCGTCGCGGGCGTCGGCGTCCCCCAGCTTACGGCCATCCTTTGGGCCGCCCGTGCGGCCCATGCCGCGGGAATCCCGCTCGTAGCCGACGGGGGAATGCGCCATTCGGGAGATGCCGTAAAGGCTTTAGCCGCGGGAGCAAGCGCCCTCATGTTCGGGTCCCTCTTCGCGGGAACGGACGAGGCCCCGGGTCACCTGGTAACCGTCGGCGGAAAAAAGATGAAGGCTTACCGCGGGATGGGGTCTGCGGGGGCGATGGCGGAGGGTTCGAGCGATCGCTACTTTCAGGAGGGAGCGGGTAAGTTCGTGCCGGAAGGGGTAGAAGGGTACGTCCCCTACAAGGGCCCCCTCGCCGACGTCGTCTTTGAACTCATTGGCGGGATTCGCTCCGGCATGGGGTATCTGGGAGCGCGGAGGATTCCCGACCTTTGGGAACGGAGGCAGTTCGTCCGCATTACCGGCAGCGGTCTGCGGGAAAGCCATCCCCACGATATCTACCTGCGCACGGAACTTTCCTGA
- a CDS encoding D-alanyl-D-alanine carboxypeptidase, which translates to MDKPRSVRNALRRLARTLVLIGAALGILLGQHPAWAESAPPSGPDPLRLNVRSAILVEFESGRVLYAYNAEEPLPPASMTKMMTEYLVLKAVREGKLRWDDPVTIGAYPAFLGKDKGSRVFLEEGETRTVRELFTAMAVYSANDATAALAEKVAGSQEAFVSLMNETAKSLGMAHTHFVTCHGYPEEELAPFVKANGEKNVMSARDAAILARHLLLDTPEILSFTSIVRENFPTGANRKQEIAMENWNKLLPGLRFAYEGADGLKTGYTDEAKYCVTATAKRGDMRLIAVVMGAEPAPDPEPDKNRFLAAHALLNYGFQNFARKVVAPAGQPLGDVPVRRGTKDGVPAVPTADVVDVVPVGREGDVRVNWSPAANLFAPVQKGEKVGDLHVDSPYPLLEESPDIPLVAGEDVPKAPWWRILFAAVRDFFANAYQLALSVLNRA; encoded by the coding sequence GTGGACAAACCCCGTTCGGTGCGGAACGCGCTTCGCCGCCTCGCACGCACTTTGGTCCTCATCGGCGCCGCACTTGGGATTCTCCTCGGACAACATCCGGCGTGGGCGGAGAGCGCACCCCCGTCCGGTCCGGACCCGCTTCGACTCAACGTACGATCGGCGATCCTCGTGGAGTTCGAAAGCGGACGCGTCCTCTACGCGTACAACGCCGAGGAGCCGCTTCCTCCGGCGAGCATGACGAAGATGATGACCGAATACCTCGTACTCAAGGCCGTGCGAGAGGGGAAACTCCGTTGGGACGATCCCGTGACGATCGGCGCATACCCGGCTTTTCTGGGAAAGGACAAGGGGTCGCGCGTATTTCTCGAAGAAGGCGAAACGCGCACGGTGCGGGAGCTCTTTACGGCCATGGCCGTGTACTCGGCGAACGACGCCACGGCCGCGCTGGCGGAAAAGGTGGCCGGTTCGCAGGAAGCCTTCGTCTCCCTCATGAACGAGACGGCTAAGTCCCTGGGCATGGCGCACACGCACTTTGTGACGTGCCACGGCTATCCGGAAGAGGAACTTGCCCCCTTCGTGAAGGCCAACGGAGAAAAGAACGTGATGTCTGCCCGAGACGCGGCGATCCTCGCCCGCCATCTCCTCCTCGACACGCCCGAAATCCTGTCTTTCACGTCCATCGTCCGGGAGAACTTTCCCACGGGAGCCAACCGAAAGCAGGAAATCGCCATGGAGAATTGGAACAAGCTCCTCCCCGGCCTTCGTTTCGCCTACGAAGGAGCGGACGGGTTGAAGACGGGGTACACGGATGAAGCAAAGTACTGCGTCACCGCCACGGCCAAGCGCGGAGACATGCGCCTCATCGCCGTCGTCATGGGAGCCGAGCCCGCACCCGACCCGGAACCCGACAAGAACCGATTCCTCGCCGCCCATGCCCTCTTGAACTACGGCTTTCAAAACTTTGCGCGCAAGGTCGTCGCCCCGGCCGGCCAGCCTCTGGGCGACGTTCCCGTACGTCGGGGGACGAAAGACGGCGTACCCGCGGTTCCTACGGCGGACGTCGTCGACGTCGTCCCGGTCGGCCGCGAGGGAGACGTACGGGTGAACTGGTCTCCCGCCGCAAACCTCTTCGCCCCGGTGCAAAAGGGGGAAAAGGTGGGCGACCTCCATGTGGATAGCCCGTACCCCCTCCTCGAAGAATCGCCCGACATACCGCTTGTAGCCGGGGAGGACGTCCCCAAAGCCCCTTGGTGGCGAATCCTCTTCGCGGCCGTCAGGGATTTCTTTGCAAACGCCTACCAGCTCGCCCTATCCGTGTTGAACCGTGCGTAG
- a CDS encoding Ribulose bisphosphate carboxylase small chain, giving the protein MGNFVLRHGAFSYLPPLTDEEIKKQIAYALANGWAVNIEFTYDPHPRNVYWEMWKIPFFDAKDSDTILSELEACRRENPDAYIRINAYDRSYGKQTTRLSFLVQRPKEERGFTLERAVGPGFTQRYVVRPAE; this is encoded by the coding sequence GTGGGAAACTTCGTGCTTCGACACGGAGCCTTTTCGTACTTGCCCCCGCTCACGGACGAGGAGATCAAGAAACAAATCGCCTACGCCCTCGCAAACGGTTGGGCCGTGAACATCGAATTCACCTACGATCCTCACCCGCGAAACGTCTACTGGGAAATGTGGAAGATTCCCTTCTTTGACGCCAAGGACAGCGATACGATCTTGTCGGAACTCGAGGCTTGTCGTCGGGAAAATCCGGACGCGTACATCCGGATCAACGCCTACGACCGAAGCTACGGAAAGCAAACGACCCGCCTTTCCTTCCTCGTCCAACGGCCCAAAGAGGAACGCGGCTTTACGCTCGAGCGCGCGGTGGGCCCGGGCTTTACCCAGCGCTACGTCGTCCGTCCGGCGGAGTAG
- a CDS encoding Phosphoribulokinase, with translation MHSVRPVLIGIAGDSGAGKSSLVAQLAKLLGSDRVSVIELDGYHSLNRQERKAVNITALHPRANNLGLFIDHLYRLRKGEKVLRPVYNHDTGDFDDPVWVEPRPYVIVEGLHPFLFQVAADMYDLKIYYDTHEELKVRWKILRDATARGYTVEEVLAEIRKRQWDIRNFVEPQLAMADTIVKLFPLEDERPDAVGVEFKEPAHSPWLKEKLERISEIYVQPKRDWIGGREFLSLSFSQAIPVSTAHVLLEHMGPRGGAILGKITHAPFIMPYQLALAILTSRLEAIRQELDATFEGRGRSVVG, from the coding sequence ATGCATTCGGTTCGTCCCGTGCTCATCGGCATCGCCGGCGACAGCGGGGCCGGAAAGAGCTCTCTCGTGGCCCAACTCGCAAAACTCCTCGGCAGCGATCGCGTGAGCGTCATCGAACTCGACGGATACCATTCCCTAAATCGCCAGGAACGCAAGGCGGTGAACATCACCGCTCTCCATCCGCGGGCAAACAACCTCGGGCTGTTCATCGACCACCTCTACCGCCTGCGCAAAGGCGAGAAGGTGCTTCGCCCCGTGTACAACCACGACACGGGGGATTTCGACGACCCGGTCTGGGTGGAGCCGCGGCCGTACGTGATCGTGGAAGGGCTTCACCCCTTCCTCTTTCAGGTCGCCGCGGACATGTACGACCTCAAGATCTACTACGATACGCACGAGGAACTCAAGGTGCGGTGGAAGATCCTGCGCGACGCCACGGCTCGCGGGTACACGGTCGAGGAGGTCCTCGCGGAGATCCGCAAGCGTCAGTGGGACATCCGCAATTTCGTGGAGCCGCAGCTCGCCATGGCGGATACCATCGTGAAGCTCTTCCCCTTGGAGGACGAACGTCCCGACGCCGTAGGTGTGGAATTCAAGGAACCTGCGCACAGCCCCTGGCTCAAGGAAAAGCTCGAGCGAATCTCGGAAATCTACGTGCAGCCCAAGCGCGATTGGATAGGCGGTCGAGAATTCCTCTCCCTTTCCTTTTCGCAAGCGATTCCCGTCTCCACGGCGCACGTCCTCCTGGAGCACATGGGGCCGCGGGGAGGAGCGATCCTCGGAAAGATCACCCATGCCCCCTTCATCATGCCGTACCAGCTCGCGCTGGCCATCCTCACCTCGCGCCTCGAAGCCATCCGCCAGGAACTCGACGCGACCTTCGAGGGAAGGGGGCGTTCCGTTGTCGGGTAA